One genomic segment of Amycolatopsis granulosa includes these proteins:
- a CDS encoding adenine phosphoribosyltransferase: protein MELERALGLIAEVPDFPEPGVLFRDLSPLFADAGGFRAVVDALAATVDPETDVLAAVEARGFLLAAAVGYARGLGVVLVRKPGKLPSVAARVDYSLEYGTATVELPAGVVAPGQRAVVIDDVLATGGTVAAACELLEKAGAAVSGVSVVMELAALDGRSALTGRKVSSLLVA from the coding sequence GTGGAGCTGGAGCGCGCGCTCGGCCTGATCGCCGAGGTGCCGGACTTCCCCGAGCCCGGTGTGCTGTTCCGCGATCTGTCGCCGCTGTTCGCAGACGCGGGCGGGTTCCGTGCGGTCGTCGACGCCCTGGCGGCGACGGTCGACCCGGAGACCGACGTGCTGGCGGCGGTCGAGGCGCGCGGGTTCCTGCTCGCCGCGGCTGTCGGCTACGCCCGCGGGCTCGGTGTCGTGCTGGTGCGCAAGCCCGGCAAGCTGCCCAGCGTCGCGGCACGGGTCGACTACTCCCTGGAGTACGGGACGGCCACCGTGGAGCTGCCTGCCGGTGTCGTCGCCCCCGGGCAGCGGGCGGTGGTGATCGACGACGTGCTCGCCACCGGTGGCACCGTCGCCGCCGCATGCGAGTTGCTGGAGAAGGCCGGTGCGGCCGTGTCCGGCGTGTCGGTCGTGATGGAGCTGGCCGCCCTTGACGGGCGGTCGGCGCTGACCGGGCGGAAGGTCAGCTCGCTGCTGGTCGCCTGA
- a CDS encoding RelA/SpoT family protein → MSQELESPAPARDTADNRGAQPQGVTRAPSATRRVRARLARRITAQRAAPVKQVLEPLAAIHRDLHPNADLSLLQRAYDVAEELHRHQRRKSGDPYITHPLAVATILAELGMDTTTLVAALLHDTVEDTGYSVEQLTADFGEKVAQLVDGVTKLDKVKLGTAAEAETIRKMVIAMARDPRVLVIKLADRLHNMRTMRFLPPEKQVRKAKETLEVLAPLAHRLGMATVKWELEDLAFAILQPKKYDEIVRLVADRAPSRDIYLRKVIDELTGALGGSRITAKVEGRPKHYYSIHQKMIVRGRDLDDIHDLVGVRILVEDVRDCYAAMGVVHALWQPMPGRFKDYIAQPRFGVYQSLHTTVIGPDGKPLEVQIRTYEMHHTAEYGIAAHWRYKETRGTHSSSHGTAVDIDEMAWMRQLLDWQREAADPGEFLDSLRYELAAREIFVFTPKGDVVTLPVGGTPVDFAYAVHTEVGHRCIGARVNGRLVALERKLENGDVVEIFTSKAENSGPSRDWLTFAKSPKARAKIRQWFAKERRDEAIDGGKDAITKEVRKVGLPLQRLVSAEAMGALAAELHHPDISSLYAAVGEGHVSAKHVVQRLVALIGGVEEAEDELAARSTPSTVTRRRASNDVGVVVKDATDVWTKLARCCTPVPGDEILGFVTRGGGVSVHRTDCTNAEDLRAQPERLVEVEWAPSANSVFLVSIQVEALDRHRLLSDVTKVLADEKVNILSASVQTSRDRVAVSRFTFEMGDPKHLGHVLKVVRGVEGVYDVYRVTSAS, encoded by the coding sequence TTGAGCCAGGAGCTCGAAAGCCCGGCGCCCGCCCGGGACACCGCCGACAACCGCGGCGCGCAGCCGCAGGGTGTCACCCGGGCCCCATCCGCCACGCGCCGCGTGCGAGCGCGTCTCGCCCGGCGCATCACCGCGCAGCGGGCCGCACCGGTCAAGCAGGTCCTGGAACCGCTCGCCGCGATCCACCGCGACCTGCACCCGAACGCGGACCTGAGCCTGCTCCAGCGCGCCTACGACGTGGCCGAGGAGCTGCACCGGCACCAGCGGCGCAAGTCCGGCGACCCGTACATCACGCACCCGCTGGCAGTGGCCACCATCCTCGCCGAGCTGGGCATGGACACCACCACCCTGGTGGCGGCCCTGCTGCACGACACGGTCGAGGACACCGGCTACTCGGTGGAGCAGCTGACCGCCGACTTCGGCGAGAAGGTCGCCCAGCTCGTCGACGGCGTCACCAAGCTGGACAAGGTCAAGCTGGGCACCGCGGCCGAGGCGGAGACCATCCGCAAGATGGTCATCGCGATGGCCCGCGACCCGCGCGTGCTGGTCATCAAGCTCGCCGACCGGCTGCACAACATGCGCACCATGCGGTTCCTGCCGCCGGAGAAGCAGGTCCGCAAGGCCAAGGAGACCCTCGAGGTCCTGGCGCCGCTCGCGCACCGCCTGGGCATGGCGACCGTCAAGTGGGAGCTGGAGGACCTGGCGTTCGCCATCCTGCAGCCCAAGAAGTACGACGAGATCGTGCGCCTGGTCGCCGACCGCGCGCCGTCGCGCGACATCTACCTGCGCAAGGTGATCGACGAGCTGACCGGTGCCCTGGGGGGCTCGCGCATCACGGCCAAGGTCGAGGGACGGCCCAAGCACTACTACTCGATCCACCAGAAGATGATCGTGCGCGGCCGCGACCTCGACGACATCCACGACCTGGTGGGCGTGCGGATCCTGGTCGAGGACGTGCGCGACTGCTACGCCGCGATGGGCGTCGTGCACGCGCTGTGGCAGCCGATGCCGGGCCGGTTCAAGGACTACATCGCCCAGCCGCGGTTCGGCGTGTACCAGTCGCTGCACACCACCGTGATCGGGCCGGACGGCAAGCCGCTGGAAGTGCAGATCCGCACCTACGAGATGCACCACACCGCCGAGTACGGCATCGCCGCGCACTGGCGGTACAAGGAAACCCGGGGCACCCACAGCAGTTCGCACGGCACCGCGGTCGACATCGACGAGATGGCGTGGATGCGGCAGCTGCTCGACTGGCAGCGTGAGGCGGCGGACCCGGGCGAGTTCCTCGATTCGCTGCGCTACGAGCTCGCCGCCCGCGAGATCTTCGTGTTCACGCCCAAGGGCGACGTGGTGACGCTGCCGGTCGGTGGCACGCCGGTGGACTTCGCCTACGCCGTGCACACCGAGGTGGGGCACCGGTGCATCGGCGCGCGCGTCAACGGCCGGCTGGTCGCGCTGGAACGCAAGCTGGAGAACGGCGACGTCGTCGAGATCTTCACCTCCAAGGCGGAGAACTCCGGGCCCAGCCGGGACTGGCTGACCTTCGCCAAGTCGCCCAAGGCACGCGCGAAGATCCGCCAGTGGTTCGCCAAGGAACGCCGCGACGAGGCGATCGACGGCGGCAAGGACGCCATCACCAAGGAGGTCCGCAAGGTCGGGCTCCCGTTGCAGCGCCTGGTGTCGGCGGAGGCGATGGGCGCGCTGGCGGCCGAGCTGCACCACCCGGACATCAGCTCGCTCTACGCCGCGGTCGGCGAGGGACACGTCAGCGCGAAACACGTGGTGCAACGCCTCGTCGCGCTGATCGGGGGCGTCGAGGAGGCCGAGGACGAGCTCGCGGCCCGGTCCACGCCGTCCACGGTCACCCGGCGCCGCGCCTCCAACGACGTCGGCGTGGTGGTCAAGGACGCCACCGACGTGTGGACCAAGCTGGCGCGCTGCTGCACCCCGGTGCCCGGCGACGAGATCCTCGGGTTCGTCACCCGCGGCGGCGGGGTCAGCGTGCACCGCACCGACTGCACCAACGCCGAGGACCTGCGGGCCCAGCCGGAACGGCTCGTCGAGGTGGAATGGGCGCCGTCCGCGAACTCGGTGTTCCTGGTGTCCATCCAGGTCGAGGCGCTCGACCGGCATCGCCTGCTCTCCGATGTCACCAAGGTGCTCGCCGACGAGAAGGTCAACATCCTGTCCGCGTCGGTGCAGACCTCGCGCGACCGGGTCGCGGTCAGCCGCTTCACGTTCGAGATGGGCGACCCGAAGCACCTCGGGCACGTGCTGAAGGTGGTCCGGGGGGTGGAGGGCGTCTACGACGTGTACCGCGTCACGTCGGCCTCCTGA
- a CDS encoding enoyl-CoA hydratase-related protein, giving the protein MAPGLEFARDGEVATLTFARPEKKNAISHDMWAAIPDVVGEVEADPGLKVLVLTGAGADFSAGADISEFGALRATADGAAAYDKVVEGAVTALAGMTKPTVAKIRGNCIGGGCQISVACDFRFAEPGARFGITPAKLGIVYDFRSTHQLVSLIGPAHARYFLLSGRLIDAIRARDIGLVNDTFDDLDAGVADFAATLCSRSQTSVRGMNRIVGKILDGQSESDAEVEEIRLAAIHGADYAEGVAAFLSRRPPRFTAR; this is encoded by the coding sequence ATGGCACCTGGGCTGGAGTTCGCGCGCGACGGGGAAGTGGCCACGCTGACGTTCGCGCGGCCGGAGAAGAAGAACGCGATCTCCCACGACATGTGGGCGGCGATCCCGGACGTCGTGGGCGAGGTCGAAGCCGACCCCGGGCTCAAGGTGCTGGTGCTGACGGGTGCCGGTGCGGATTTCTCCGCCGGCGCCGACATCAGCGAGTTCGGGGCGCTGCGCGCGACCGCGGACGGTGCGGCCGCCTACGACAAGGTCGTGGAGGGCGCGGTGACCGCACTGGCGGGCATGACCAAGCCGACCGTGGCGAAGATCCGCGGCAACTGCATCGGCGGTGGCTGCCAGATCTCCGTCGCCTGCGACTTCCGCTTCGCCGAGCCGGGGGCGCGCTTCGGGATCACCCCGGCCAAGCTGGGCATCGTCTACGACTTCCGTTCCACGCACCAGCTCGTCTCGCTGATCGGGCCGGCGCACGCGCGGTACTTCCTGCTGTCCGGCCGGCTGATCGACGCTATCCGCGCCCGCGACATCGGTCTGGTCAACGACACGTTCGACGACCTCGACGCCGGGGTGGCGGACTTCGCCGCGACGCTGTGCTCCCGCTCGCAGACCTCGGTGCGCGGTATGAACCGGATCGTCGGCAAGATCCTCGACGGACAGTCCGAAAGCGACGCCGAGGTCGAGGAGATCCGGCTCGCCGCGATCCACGGTGCCGACTACGCGGAGGGCGTGGCCGCGTTCCTGAGCCGCCGCCCGCCGCGCTTCACCGCCCGTTAG
- a CDS encoding peptidylprolyl isomerase: MATNQQRREAAKRKLERQMARRAERARRRKIVGVGATVGAVVVVAGLVVFFATRGTDNGSATAAPTTAPSAPSSSALNIPAQRAALPQRPTPLPNPVQCSYPATANEPAAKPNKPPQTKNIPSTGTVNVTLKTTAGDIPLTLDRALAPCTVNSFLSLAQQGYYTDTSCARLGTDASLMMLQCGDPTGTGSGGPGYSFADETFPELKYGRGLLAMANAGPNTNGSQFFMVYGPAELSPAYTVFGSISDAGLQVLDKVARAGHDGSFDPSPGGGKPNMEVKFTAVSVG; this comes from the coding sequence GTGGCGACCAACCAGCAGCGCCGTGAGGCCGCGAAGCGCAAGCTCGAGCGGCAGATGGCCCGCCGGGCCGAGCGTGCGCGACGGCGGAAGATCGTCGGTGTGGGTGCGACGGTCGGCGCGGTGGTCGTCGTCGCCGGGCTGGTGGTGTTCTTCGCGACCCGGGGCACCGACAACGGCTCGGCCACGGCCGCGCCGACCACGGCGCCGTCCGCGCCCTCGTCCTCGGCGCTGAACATCCCGGCGCAGCGCGCCGCCCTGCCGCAGCGGCCCACGCCGCTGCCGAACCCGGTGCAGTGCTCCTACCCGGCGACGGCGAACGAACCGGCGGCCAAGCCGAACAAGCCGCCGCAGACCAAGAACATCCCGTCCACCGGCACGGTGAACGTCACGCTGAAGACGACCGCCGGCGACATCCCGCTGACGCTGGACCGCGCCCTCGCGCCGTGCACCGTGAACAGCTTCCTCAGCCTGGCCCAGCAGGGCTACTACACCGACACCTCGTGTGCCCGCCTGGGCACCGACGCGAGCCTGATGATGTTGCAGTGCGGCGACCCGACCGGCACCGGAAGCGGCGGCCCGGGGTACTCCTTCGCGGACGAGACGTTCCCGGAGCTGAAGTACGGCCGCGGTCTGCTGGCGATGGCCAACGCGGGCCCGAACACCAACGGCAGCCAGTTCTTCATGGTTTACGGCCCGGCCGAGCTGAGCCCGGCCTACACGGTGTTCGGCTCGATCTCCGACGCCGGTCTCCAGGTGCTGGACAAGGTGGCGCGCGCCGGTCACGACGGCAGCTTCGACCCGAGCCCGGGCGGCGGCAAGCCGAACATGGAGGTCAAGTTCACCGCGGTGTCGGTCGGCTGA
- a CDS encoding MBL fold metallo-hydrolase encodes MLVVGFPAGALQANCYLLAAGAGAACVIVDAGEDCAGRVAEALAEHDLTPAAVLATHGHPDHVAGAAAVTAAHGVPLWIHPADRGLHDGGLPGDVRALTGAPLELADLVIDVGLVPGHTAGSVVFRLTTPEGGRLALTGDTLFAGSVGRTGSAGDRRRLGESLRDQLLPLPDDTVVLPGHGPATTIGRERAGNPFLSGARSVVPVP; translated from the coding sequence GTGCTCGTCGTCGGGTTTCCGGCAGGCGCGCTGCAGGCAAACTGCTATCTGCTCGCGGCCGGCGCCGGTGCGGCCTGCGTGATCGTCGACGCGGGGGAGGACTGCGCCGGCCGGGTCGCCGAGGCGCTCGCCGAGCACGACCTGACCCCGGCGGCCGTGCTGGCCACCCACGGCCATCCCGACCACGTGGCCGGTGCCGCGGCCGTCACGGCGGCCCACGGCGTCCCGCTGTGGATCCACCCGGCCGACCGAGGGCTGCACGACGGCGGCCTGCCCGGTGACGTCCGGGCGCTCACCGGCGCGCCGCTGGAGCTCGCGGACCTGGTGATCGACGTCGGACTGGTGCCCGGGCACACCGCGGGATCGGTGGTGTTCCGGCTCACCACGCCCGAGGGTGGCCGCCTCGCGCTGACCGGCGACACGCTGTTCGCGGGCTCGGTCGGGCGCACCGGCTCGGCCGGTGACCGGCGGCGGCTGGGGGAGTCCCTGCGCGACCAGCTGCTGCCGTTGCCCGACGACACGGTGGTGCTGCCCGGGCACGGTCCGGCCACCACGATCGGCCGCGAGCGGGCCGGCAATCCGTTCCTGAGCGGGGCGCGCAGCGTCGTCCCGGTGCCGTGA
- a CDS encoding YibE/F family protein, producing the protein MQHDDPAAVTGPIRRVPGPPAADPAARQARPAPGDTGGDPTGRRAGSPERPRRPAEPRTAEPRTAEPRTAGRTTGSPPARATGPGTAPARARRSTTAGSRPRHDRPATPPPTGHDHGHGHGHGHGHGHSPAPPASRRVKLLLTWLLAPVAVCTVAGMLLLYPWGQAKPTSAISQGTPVHGTVRTAASGPCLAAGQVQVGDQPGPDAKPCLTARVTLTDGPATGRTVELTVPIEPSTPRFGAGDHVVLAYNGGDAADPASYQLVDFQRGLPLTVLAALFAVAVVVLGRWQGLAALGALALSFVVLVAFVLPAILAGQNPLLVAIVGAGLIMFIALYLTHGLSARTSVAVLGTLASLALIGALSAVFSAAASLTGLDDSTSTLIASLGHGVDARGLLLAGVVIGALGVLDDVTVTQTSAVWELRRANPSLNWRELYSAGLRIGRDHVGSAVNTLVMAYAGAALPVMLYSSISGVGLGAILGSQDVAQEIVRTLAGSVGIVAAVPVTTVLAAIIAAREPSSHLGRGSDQ; encoded by the coding sequence GTGCAGCACGACGACCCCGCGGCGGTGACCGGCCCGATCCGCCGCGTGCCCGGGCCGCCTGCTGCCGATCCCGCGGCGCGGCAGGCGCGACCGGCCCCTGGTGACACCGGCGGCGACCCCACCGGGCGTCGAGCCGGGTCGCCGGAGCGTCCCCGCCGCCCCGCCGAACCACGGACCGCCGAACCAAGGACCGCCGAGCCACGGACCGCCGGGCGCACCACCGGCAGCCCCCCGGCTCGCGCCACCGGCCCCGGGACGGCACCGGCCCGCGCCCGCCGGTCCACCACCGCGGGCTCCCGCCCGCGGCACGACCGGCCCGCCACGCCACCCCCCACCGGGCACGATCATGGGCACGGTCATGGGCACGGGCACGGTCACGGGCACTCCCCCGCCCCGCCGGCGTCCCGCCGGGTCAAGCTGCTGCTGACCTGGCTGCTGGCGCCGGTAGCGGTCTGCACGGTCGCCGGGATGCTGCTGCTCTACCCGTGGGGCCAGGCGAAACCCACCTCGGCGATCTCCCAGGGCACCCCGGTGCACGGCACGGTCCGCACCGCCGCCTCGGGGCCCTGCCTGGCCGCCGGGCAGGTGCAGGTCGGTGACCAGCCCGGCCCGGACGCCAAGCCGTGCCTGACGGCGCGGGTCACGCTCACCGACGGGCCGGCGACCGGGCGCACCGTCGAGCTGACGGTCCCGATCGAACCCAGCACCCCCCGGTTCGGCGCGGGCGACCACGTCGTGCTGGCCTACAACGGCGGGGACGCCGCCGACCCGGCGTCCTATCAGCTGGTCGACTTCCAGCGCGGCCTCCCGCTCACCGTGCTCGCCGCGCTGTTCGCGGTGGCGGTGGTCGTGCTCGGGCGCTGGCAGGGCCTGGCCGCGCTCGGCGCGCTGGCGCTGAGTTTCGTGGTGCTGGTGGCGTTCGTGCTGCCGGCGATCCTGGCCGGGCAGAACCCGCTGCTCGTCGCGATCGTGGGCGCCGGGCTGATCATGTTCATCGCCCTGTACCTCACGCACGGCCTGTCGGCACGCACCTCGGTGGCCGTGCTGGGCACGCTCGCCAGCCTGGCGCTGATCGGCGCGCTGTCGGCGGTCTTCTCCGCGGCCGCCTCGCTGACCGGCCTGGACGACAGCACCTCGACGCTCATCGCGTCGCTCGGGCACGGCGTGGACGCCCGCGGCCTGCTGCTGGCCGGGGTCGTCATCGGCGCACTCGGCGTGCTCGACGACGTCACCGTCACCCAGACCAGCGCGGTGTGGGAGCTGCGCCGCGCCAATCCGTCGCTGAACTGGCGGGAGCTGTATTCGGCCGGGCTGCGGATCGGCCGCGACCACGTCGGCTCGGCGGTGAACACCCTGGTCATGGCGTACGCCGGTGCGGCGCTGCCGGTGATGCTGTACTCGTCGATCTCCGGCGTCGGGCTGGGCGCGATCCTCGGTTCGCAGGACGTGGCCCAGGAGATCGTGCGCACGCTGGCCGGCAGTGTCGGCATCGTCGCGGCCGTGCCGGTCACCACCGTGCTGGCCGCGATCATCGCCGCGCGCGAGCCCAGCAGCCACCTCGGCCGCGGCAGCGATCAGTAG
- a CDS encoding SsgA family sporulation/cell division regulator — translation MHAETVEEHQFVSLDGYDVPVFSRWSYTTADPYAVTLSFRADRGRWVEWCFARELLATGLGRPAGEGDVRIRPDLAGGAGQLLIELESPDGYAVVELGREGVARFIASTHALVPLGAEGAFVDVDAFIAEITKV, via the coding sequence GTGCACGCCGAAACGGTCGAGGAGCACCAGTTCGTCAGCCTGGACGGCTACGACGTCCCGGTCTTCTCGCGGTGGAGCTACACCACCGCCGATCCCTACGCGGTCACCCTGTCCTTCCGCGCCGACCGTGGCCGCTGGGTCGAGTGGTGCTTCGCCCGCGAACTCCTCGCCACCGGGCTGGGGCGGCCCGCGGGCGAGGGCGACGTGCGGATCCGGCCGGACCTGGCCGGCGGGGCCGGCCAGCTGCTGATCGAGCTGGAGTCGCCGGACGGGTACGCCGTCGTCGAACTCGGCCGCGAGGGCGTGGCCCGGTTCATCGCCTCCACGCACGCGCTCGTCCCGCTCGGCGCCGAGGGCGCCTTCGTCGACGTGGACGCGTTCATCGCGGAGATCACCAAGGTGTGA
- a CDS encoding ABC transporter substrate-binding protein: MRTLAGVLLLVAACLTGCGTGDGTRTITVLASWTGGEGAAFEQVLAGFTAQTGIRVRYQGTRAVSQVLASDVQNGNPPDVAVVPNPGELVTYVRAHNVYPLDDVLGAAAAEAYGPQWLQLQTAGQAHLYGIAVKVDLKSIVWFDPARHGLPRPGTWDEFTAATGTAPWCLGLSAPPVSGWPGTDWVEDVLLHQAGPEVYRRWAAGQLPWTAPEVRRAWRTWGTMMAATVGDNPGRVLLTYFGDAGKGMLTDPQTCAFEHNGSFMLARYPDGGRALDFVAVPPAGPDVAPGTYEVSADLAGMFTDTPASRALIRYLATPAAQEIWPRVTGGSAFSATRGVDLGVYDGNPAGRKIAGTLRSGGTLCFDASDLMPAAMTSAFYRAALEFLADPGRLDTLLEQLDRIRLGVSPQEWLSVPCGQ; the protein is encoded by the coding sequence ATGAGGACGCTGGCCGGGGTGCTGCTCCTGGTCGCCGCGTGTCTCACCGGCTGCGGCACCGGGGACGGCACGCGCACGATCACCGTCCTCGCGTCGTGGACCGGGGGCGAGGGTGCGGCGTTCGAGCAGGTGCTGGCCGGGTTCACCGCCCAGACCGGCATCCGGGTGCGGTACCAGGGCACGCGCGCGGTGTCGCAGGTGCTCGCCTCGGACGTGCAGAACGGCAACCCGCCGGACGTCGCGGTCGTGCCGAACCCGGGCGAGCTGGTCACCTACGTGCGCGCGCACAACGTGTACCCGCTCGACGACGTGCTCGGCGCGGCAGCGGCGGAGGCCTACGGTCCACAGTGGCTCCAGTTGCAGACCGCCGGGCAGGCGCACCTCTACGGCATCGCGGTGAAGGTGGACCTCAAGAGCATCGTCTGGTTCGACCCGGCGCGGCACGGCCTGCCCCGGCCGGGCACCTGGGACGAGTTCACGGCCGCGACCGGCACGGCCCCGTGGTGCCTCGGGCTGAGCGCACCGCCGGTGTCCGGGTGGCCGGGCACGGACTGGGTCGAGGACGTGCTGCTGCACCAGGCCGGCCCGGAGGTCTACCGCCGGTGGGCGGCCGGGCAGCTGCCGTGGACCGCGCCGGAGGTGCGGCGCGCGTGGCGGACCTGGGGCACGATGATGGCCGCCACCGTCGGGGACAACCCGGGGCGGGTGCTGCTGACCTACTTCGGCGACGCGGGCAAGGGCATGCTCACCGACCCGCAGACGTGCGCCTTCGAGCACAACGGGTCGTTCATGCTGGCCCGCTACCCGGACGGGGGCCGGGCGCTGGACTTCGTCGCCGTCCCGCCGGCCGGCCCGGACGTGGCGCCGGGAACGTATGAGGTGTCGGCCGACCTGGCGGGGATGTTCACCGACACCCCGGCCTCGCGCGCGCTGATCCGGTACCTCGCGACACCGGCGGCGCAGGAGATCTGGCCGCGGGTGACCGGAGGCAGCGCGTTCTCCGCGACGCGGGGCGTGGACCTGGGTGTCTACGACGGCAACCCGGCCGGGCGCAAGATCGCCGGCACGCTGCGGTCCGGCGGGACGCTCTGCTTCGACGCCTCGGACCTGATGCCGGCGGCGATGACCAGCGCGTTCTACCGCGCGGCGCTGGAGTTCCTGGCCGACCCGGGCCGGCTGGACACGCTGCTGGAGCAGCTGGACCGGATCCGGCTCGGCGTCAGCCCGCAGGAGTGGTTGTCCGTCCCGTGTGGACAGTGA
- a CDS encoding tetratricopeptide repeat protein, translating into MGVEAEPPDPGGLTPGELVAGQYEVLSCFARGAFGLIYLARDRNLQGKQVVLKGLTRPHDTAAIRLAAQESRVLTALEHPGIVRIFNVVTHRGLRYLVMDHVDGPSLRAVCDGGGLSLAETLACAVPVLDALDYLHRQGLLYCDMKPDNVIRTGETVKLIDFGAIRRTGDLASPVLGTPPYLVGRAEIREHGLTERADIHAVGVMLDELARCGPDDPGAESFRHLVDRAKAHYDRRFADVPEMLNQVRGVLREVRCLGDGKPRPARSAVFAESAALLDDGLGQAPPLSAWTRGGAPAASAGDGRPSPADAAAALPVPHPDPHDPQTALLSTVRAPDPERLLAKLASIPASVEVDFRRARAHLEAHHRTAAGDRLAAAGHCLSSAERQLGWLAHHDWRTSWHRGLLALAGRRVRQAEDLFGTVYQDLPGELAPKLALGFCAEHRNRPEAAARFYQAVWACDRLQAGAAFGLARIRWRAGERAAAVAVLDEVPEISLHRHAAAVAAIRILAAGPDPSAAELASAADRLHTLTLDGDESWQRLATAVLESAFLFVRAHGDGSVPPGPVLGDPVSDKGLRDRLDRAYRELARQARTADEHGVLIDRANGVRARSLW; encoded by the coding sequence GTGGGCGTCGAGGCGGAGCCCCCGGACCCCGGCGGGCTCACGCCGGGTGAGCTGGTGGCCGGGCAGTACGAGGTGCTGAGCTGCTTCGCCCGCGGCGCCTTCGGATTGATCTACCTGGCCCGGGATCGCAACCTGCAGGGCAAACAGGTTGTGCTCAAGGGACTGACGCGCCCGCACGACACGGCGGCGATCCGGCTCGCCGCGCAGGAGAGCCGGGTGCTCACCGCGCTGGAGCACCCGGGCATCGTGCGGATCTTCAACGTGGTGACCCACCGCGGCCTGCGGTACCTGGTGATGGACCACGTGGACGGGCCGTCGCTGCGGGCGGTGTGCGACGGCGGCGGGCTGTCCCTCGCCGAGACCCTCGCCTGCGCCGTGCCGGTGCTGGACGCGCTGGACTACCTGCACCGGCAGGGGCTGCTGTACTGCGACATGAAGCCGGACAACGTGATCCGCACCGGCGAGACGGTGAAGCTGATCGACTTCGGCGCGATCCGGCGGACCGGCGACCTGGCGAGCCCGGTCCTCGGCACCCCGCCCTACCTGGTCGGCCGCGCCGAGATCCGGGAGCACGGGCTGACCGAGCGCGCGGACATCCACGCGGTTGGGGTGATGCTGGACGAGCTGGCCCGCTGCGGCCCGGACGATCCGGGCGCGGAGTCCTTCCGGCACCTCGTCGACCGCGCGAAGGCCCACTACGACCGGCGGTTCGCCGACGTGCCCGAGATGCTGAACCAGGTGCGCGGGGTGCTGCGTGAGGTGCGCTGCCTCGGCGACGGGAAGCCGCGGCCCGCGCGCTCCGCGGTGTTCGCCGAATCCGCCGCGTTGCTCGACGACGGGCTCGGCCAGGCCCCGCCGCTGAGCGCGTGGACCCGCGGCGGCGCCCCGGCGGCGTCCGCCGGGGACGGGCGCCCGTCCCCGGCGGACGCGGCCGCTGCACTGCCGGTGCCGCACCCGGATCCGCACGATCCGCAGACGGCGTTGCTGAGCACCGTCCGCGCGCCGGACCCGGAACGGCTGCTCGCCAAGCTGGCGAGCATCCCGGCGTCGGTGGAGGTGGACTTCCGCCGGGCGCGAGCGCACCTGGAGGCCCACCACCGCACGGCGGCCGGGGACCGGCTGGCCGCGGCCGGGCACTGCCTGAGCTCGGCCGAACGGCAGCTGGGCTGGCTGGCGCACCACGACTGGCGGACCAGCTGGCACCGGGGTCTGCTCGCGCTGGCCGGGCGGCGGGTGCGCCAGGCCGAGGACCTGTTCGGGACGGTCTACCAGGACCTGCCGGGCGAGCTCGCGCCCAAGCTCGCGCTGGGGTTCTGCGCCGAGCACCGGAACCGGCCGGAGGCCGCCGCCCGCTTCTACCAGGCGGTGTGGGCGTGCGACCGCTTGCAGGCGGGCGCCGCGTTCGGGCTGGCGCGGATCCGGTGGCGCGCGGGCGAGCGCGCCGCGGCCGTCGCGGTCCTCGACGAGGTCCCGGAGATCTCCCTGCACCGGCACGCCGCGGCCGTCGCCGCGATCCGGATCCTCGCCGCCGGGCCGGACCCGTCGGCGGCGGAGCTGGCCTCCGCCGCCGACCGGCTGCACACGCTGACCTTGGACGGCGACGAGTCGTGGCAGCGGCTGGCGACGGCGGTTCTGGAAAGCGCTTTCCTCTTCGTCCGGGCGCACGGCGACGGATCGGTGCCGCCGGGCCCGGTGCTCGGCGACCCGGTGTCGGATAAGGGATTGCGGGATCGCCTGGACCGCGCCTACCGCGAGCTGGCCCGCCAGGCCCGGACCGCGGACGAGCACGGGGTGCTGATCGACCGGGCCAACGGGGTGCGGGCCAGGTCGCTGTGGTGA